From one Scyliorhinus torazame isolate Kashiwa2021f chromosome 25, sScyTor2.1, whole genome shotgun sequence genomic stretch:
- the mrps12 gene encoding LOW QUALITY PROTEIN: small ribosomal subunit protein uS12m (The sequence of the model RefSeq protein was modified relative to this genomic sequence to represent the inferred CDS: deleted 1 base in 1 codon) yields the protein MFSTGAMRTWMSSLSLAAARLFSSSPASQFPRVFPPRVMQPPPVCQQNSRTMATLHQMHKMGKPKHAPPRVGATFGRPQLKGVVLKTMIRKPKKPNSANRKCARVRLSNGKEVIVFIPGEGHNLQEHNIVLVEGGRTQDLPGVKLKVVRGKYDCAHVQKKK from the exons ATGTTCTCCACGGGTGCGATGAGGACCTGGATGTCATCGTTGAGTTTGG CAGCCGCCAGACTGTTCagctcctccccagcttcccagttTCCGAGGGTTTTCCCACCCAGAGTCATGCAGCCTCCTCCCGTTTGCCAGCAGAACAGCCGGACCATGGCCACCCTCCACCAGATGCACAAGATGGGCAAGCCCAAGCACGCCCCCCCCAGGGTGGGCGCCACCTTCGGCCGGCCCCAGCTGAAAGGTGTGGTGCTGAAGACCATGATCCGCAAACCGAAGAAGCCCAACTCGGCCAACCGCAAGTGCGCCCGCGTGCGGCTGAGCAACGGCAAGGAGGTGATCGTCTTCATCCCCGGGGAGGGCCACAATCTCCAGGAACACAACAtcgtgctggtggag gggggacgaACACAGGACCTCCCGGGCGTCAAGTTAAAAGTCGTTCGGGGGAAGTACGACTGCGCTCACGTCCAAAAGAAAAAGTAA